One genomic window of Arvicola amphibius chromosome 4, mArvAmp1.2, whole genome shotgun sequence includes the following:
- the Cfap97d1 gene encoding sperm axonemal maintenance protein CFAP97D1 — MNNSLDYLAYPVIVSNHRQSTTFRKKLDFGHYVLHKNRVQIVKPTVDTKPPMAHTHHILKLSKLQGEQKRIDKIEYENKQLCQKIANAHRGPAKVDCWNEYLSKSLNREARNRELVRITMENQGILKRLGDRKPHYDRRASEVDWQNSRRYIRNTTRYLLSREE, encoded by the exons ATGAACAATTCCCTGGATTACCTGGCCTACCCTGTTATCGTCTCTAATCACAGGCAAAGTACAACCTTCAGGAAGAAACTGGACTTTGGCCACTATGTATTGCACAAAAATAGAGTACAAATAG TGAAGCCGACTGTCGATACCAAACCTCCAATGGCGCACACACATCACATTCTAAAACTGAGCAAACTCCAG GGTGAACAAAAGAGAATCGACAAAATcgaatatgaaaataaacaactATGTCAGAAAATTGCCAACGCCCATCGCGGCCCCGCCAAGGTGGACTGCTGGAATGAGTATCTTTCCAAAAG CTTAAACAGAGAAGCAAGGAACCGAGAGCTAGtgagaatcaccatggaaaacCAGGGCATCCTAAAGAGGCTGGGCGACCGCAAACCCCACTATGACCGCAGGGCATCGGAGGTGGACTGGCAG aattCAAGGCGCTATATCAGAAATACAACAAGATATCTTCTCTCCCGTGAAGAATAG
- the Dusp3 gene encoding dual specificity protein phosphatase 3, which translates to MSGSFELSVQDLNDLLSDGSGCYSLPTQPCNEVIPRVYVGNASVAQDISQLQKLGITHVLNAAEGRSFMHVNTNANFYNDSGITYLGIKANDTQEFNLSAYFERAADFIDQALAYKNGRVLVHCREGYSRSPTLVIAYLMLRQKMDVRSALSIVRQSREIGPNDGFLAQLCQLNDRLTKEGKVKL; encoded by the exons ATGTCCGGCTCATTCGAGCTCTCGGTGCAAGATCTCAACGACCTGCTCTCAGACGGCAGCGGCTGCTACAGCCTCCCGACCCAGCCCTGCAACGAGGTCATCCCGAGGGTCTACGTGGGCAACGC GTCTGTAGCTCAGGACATCTCCCAGCTGCAAAAATTGGGCATCACCCACGTCCTGAATGCCGCCGAGGGCAGGTCCTTCATGCACGTCAACACCAATGCCAACTTTTACAACGATTCGGGCATCACCTACTTGGGCATCAAGGCCAATGATACGCAGGAGTTCAACCTCAGCGCCTACTTTGAAAGGGCCGCAGACTTCATCGACCAGGCCTTGGCTTACAAGAATG GCCGGGTGCTTGTCCACTGCCGTGAGGGGTACAGCCGCTCCCCAACACTCGTCATCGCCTACCTCATGTTGCGGCAGAAGATGGATGTCAGGTCTGCTCTGAGCATCGTGAGGCAGAGTCGTGAGATTGGCCCCAATGACGGTTTCCTGGCCCAACTCTGCCAGCTGAATGACAGACTAACCAAGGAGGGCAAGGTGAAACTCTAG
- the Sost gene encoding sclerostin — MQLSLALCLVCLLVHAAFRAVEGQGWPAFKNDATEIIPGLRDYPEPPQELENNQTMNRAENGGRPPHHPYDTKDVSEYSCRELHYTRFVTDGPCRSAKPVTELVCSGQCGPARLLPNAIGRVKWWRPNGPDFRCIPDRYRAQRVQMLCPGNAAPRARKVRLVASCKCKRLTRFHNQSELKDFGPETARPQKGRKPRPRSRGAKANQAELENAY; from the exons ATGCAGCTCTCGCTGGCCCTCTGTCTTGTCTGCCTGCTTGTGCATGCTGCCTTCCGTGCTGTGGAGGGCCAGGGGTGGCCGGCCTTCAAGAATGATGCCACAGAAATCATCCCTGGCCTCAGAGACTACCCCGAgcctccccaggagctggagaacAACCAGACCATGAACCGGGCAGAGAACGGAGGGAGACCTCCCCACCATCCCTATGACACCAAAG ACGTGTCCGAATACAGTTGCCGCGAACTGCACTACACCCGCTTCGTGACCGACGGGCCGTGTCGCAGCGCCAAGCCTGTCACCGAGCTGGTGTGCTCGGGCCAATGTGGCCCCGCGCGTCTGCTGCCCAACGCCATCGGCCGCGTGAAGTGGTGGCGCCCAAACGGACCCGACTTCCGCTGCATCCCCGACCGCTACCGCGCGCAGCGGGTGCAGATGCTGTGTCCCGGTAACGCAGCGCCGCGCGCGCGCAAGGTGCGTCTGGTGGCCTCCTGCAAGTGCAAGCGCCTCACCCGCTTCCACAACCAGTCGGAGCTCAAGGACTTCGGGCCGGAAACCGCGCGGCCGCAGAAGGGTCGCAAGCCACGGCCCCGCTCCCGGGGCGCCAAAGCCaaccaggctgagctggagaacGCCTACTAG